DNA from Quercus lobata isolate SW786 chromosome 1, ValleyOak3.0 Primary Assembly, whole genome shotgun sequence:
CGTACCTGCAAATCTCCAGTACTGAAGACCCTTCTGACCGGACCAGACTCCGAGTCGACAAACTCGTGAGTCGAAGACGAAACGAGTTGGCGAAACCCGCTCTTCTGGAACGAGTTGCTGCTCACGCTTCGCTGAAAAAAGGTGGGCCCCTGAGTCTGGTGACTCGCGAACGAGCTCGTCGAGCCGTAGCTACTGCAGCCACTGCAGTTACTGCTATTATTATTTCCAATTTCGGGCGAGTTCATAACCGAGTCGAACTCGGAGGTGGGGGAGGCGAGTTGGTCGAGTAAATTGGGTGGAAGCAACGGTAACGGTAGCGGTAGAGTTAACGTTGGGAGGTCGAGTGGTGTGAGGTTGTCGGGTGATGTGGCGGGATGGCCGAGAAAATCGGCAGCGCGTGTGAATGCGGTGTTTGGGTGAGTGTACATGGCGCGTGGAGTGAGAGAAAATGGAGGTTTTTTTAAGGGGTTTTGGAATTTgatggatttaatttttttgaagaagttCGATGAGTGAAGAGACTTAAGTTGAAGGGTGCGAGTActtattccacttttttttagagagagagaggagctgGAGTCTGACGTGGAAGATGACGTCAATAGCTTGAGAGTTTGAGAATGAGTTGACCTGAGATCATCCCTCAACTCAGAAGAGACGTTGGCCTAACCACGAGCCACATGTTCAGTTCAACTagctctttttcatttttttttttttttttaatgaacttttgtcgttttttttcttaattagaaTTTAAGACTTTCACACTACTCTGTCTATTGTTGCATCTTCTAGAAAATAGAATTGAAACCTGGATTAAATTTAGGGTTCATTTGGAATAATTTATTccactgaaattgaaaactttttattaaaagtactgtaaataaagataaaagttagtttaaatagtataatgagacccataaataataccaaaaagtgcagtgagactcatgaatagtaacaaaaataagttaaataataaaataaactaaatagtaaaataagctagttttagagcattcacatccggTTTCTAcgaaaaattctattttaccatcttaaaacctactttatcatttactagtattatgcccgtgcgatgcacggcttaataaaaaatattttgattatataattaaattataacaaataaaatgaaaaaagaattaattcaaaatttaagattaaaaaataaattgtacttgtacacttaaaagaaatttatcttttatttcttattttgatatttaaatcatttgttttagttttgatttcattcaaatggTTATAAGCTATATCAACCCTAAACCAGCATATGTATCTATAtgtaacatttt
Protein-coding regions in this window:
- the LOC115950643 gene encoding zinc finger protein CONSTANS-LIKE 1; amino-acid sequence: MYTHPNTAFTRAADFLGHPATSPDNLTPLDLPTLTLPLPLPLLPPNLLDQLASPTSEFDSVMNSPEIGNNNSSNCSGCSSYGSTSSFASHQTQGPTFFQRSVSSNSFQKSGFRQLVSSSTHEFVDSESGPVRRVFSTGDLQRINMMQHSHRSESPLSNENSIIIESMSRACRYSPEEKKERIERYRSKRTQRNFNKKIKYACRKTLADSRPRIRGRFARNDEIEKNPQVQWSHIGGEGEEDEDDEDNWINFIDTFSAANMVP